The following DNA comes from Actinomycetota bacterium.
CCCGTCCGCTTCCGCAACTGCGGTACGATGACCGCGCACGCCTTGTCCGAGTCGACCGCAGGGCCGCTGCAGGGAGGGAGCGCATGACCGACGACCAGCCACGCGAGCCCGTCACCTACCGCGACGCCGGTGTCGATACGGCCGAAGGCGCGCGTGCGGTCGAGCGCATCCGCGCCGCGGTCCGCTCGACACGCCGCCCCGAGGTCATCGGCGACATCGGCGGGTTCGGCGGGCTGTTCTCAGCGGCGGCGTTCAAGGACATGACCGAGCCGGTCCTGGTCTCGGGCACCGACGGCGTCGGCACCAAGATCGAGCTCGCGAAGCTGCTCGATCGCCACGACACCGTTGGCATCGACCTCGTCGCCATGTGCGCGAACGACATCCT
Coding sequences within:
- a CDS encoding phosphoribosylformylglycinamidine cyclo-ligase, giving the protein MTDDQPREPVTYRDAGVDTAEGARAVERIRAAVRSTRRPEVIGDIGGFGGLFSAAAFKDMTEPVLVSGTDGVGTKIELAKLLDRHDTVGIDLVAMCANDIL